Genomic DNA from Acanthopagrus latus isolate v.2019 chromosome 2, fAcaLat1.1, whole genome shotgun sequence:
TGTCATCTATAGTACACTGATGATGTATTTACTCTGCTGTGCAAAAGTAAGGTGCCTCCGTTGACTTTAAAACCTCCCCCCCAAACATTAACTTCAAAATAGTACAACTCTGTCTGGAGACTGCGGCGCTGCAATCTATCTCCAATTTCGAGGTGAGAGAAGTACACCTGCCAGCCGTACTCCAGGGAGGACGTGAACACCCACAGGTGATGACACAGTTCACTGTCAACCTCCCAGAATTCCcctctggaggagaggagaggagaggagaggagaggagaggagagtccTCATGCAGGATCTGAAGAAAAATCTCCATATGTTAATATCATGATTTAAATTCTATTACCAcacgctcacacaaacacaggaaagagaGTAGCGGGGCCTCGGGAGGACTGTTGTCCTCTGTGGACCTTTGGATGACTTGACAGGATCCTTCTTAGCAGCCTTCCGAGTGGAAAACATAACAAGcaggcaaacaaacaaggaGGTGCAGCGAGACTTTTACTTCCACAAGGCAGCGACCTTCAGTGGAAATCTAAAGGTCACCGCAGGCCTTTCAAGGAAGGGGACTACACACTAAACCtgctctgtatttatttgaggATTGTGCAGTATTGTCActtttgtcatgtcattttgTTCATGGAAATGTAGACACCATCAAAATGTAAtggctgcattttcttttgcactGTAAACCATCTGGCTGTGAATATCAAGGAATGGGCTCCTCTTGTCAGCACAGTTTAATCCTCTCAGGCTTACAAAGCTGATTTGCTGTGGGGAGCAATTCCCCGGGGTGCAAAGGTCATCACTGACCTTGATATAATACAGTTCAGTGACCCATCTCTGTGCTCTTGCTCTTCTTAACCTTTTGACATCTTGAATTCCTGACGATGCTTGACACCACTGAGTGTCATCCAAAGAGGGAAACGACTTTTGTGAGGAGATCAGGTTACAGTTGCGTACGTGTTGTTTAACCGCTGGTTCAGAGTTTTCATCGGAGCAGAGTTCTTATTAGTGACACTGTATGATCCTGATCGTGATAATGATCCTGTAtgcacacctgacacacctctTTGTTAACAGAGAGCTCCTACAACTGTAGAGgcccatttctgccagttaaagagaagaaaaaataaggtGAAAACTGAGCTTGagtaaaaacatattcaaatcatAATGAGGTGAAAAGTATAAatttatgagataaaaagtaatTTGTTTGACTTTCTGTTCCATAATTTTTAACTTCTTCAATATAATttcaacttttcatttcaatttttatttataatcATGACTTTTTTAGTcttgtaattaaaatgttttatctcaACTTTGATCTTTAGTGTCATCATTTTATAATTATTTgtcatcatttcatctttttaactaataattatctttttatgCCCTACTCTTGATTATAAACTTTTTATCTAGGGTAGAATTCACGCTCTGAGGAGCATGgttgtctgtatttttaaagCAATCCTCCAAGCGGTTGCTTTTTAATGCATTCTGGTTTTGACAGATATGcagaaaaactgttttaatgacTTTGAACCTTGAGCGTGGAGTATCCTGCATAGAGATCCTAACTACACACATTTATGTATATTCACTGGATTTAAGGGCATCATAAGGAATGTGGTGAGGGAGGCACGCTCTCTTGAGAGGGCCACGGTGTTTGGATAGCTCTGCTTTATTGAGCATTTTTGTAAatcatgttgttgatgttgcatTTCAGTATGTTGTGATTTTGTATGGCTGCTCCCTCGGCCAGATCTGTCTTGTGGAACAGCCATTGATCTCAGCGGGACTTCTTTATAAaataaaggtgaaataaaaaatgaactaGAAGCATCCAGTAGCTGTTGAGGCATCTGAGTCTGATCAAAAGTGGTGGACCTACTGACACTCATCAAAGCTGTGCTGCCAGCATGGCTACGAAAGAGCTCCACTGTCCAAAATAGCACAAACCATGGACCCATTTCTCTATAGGAAACCAGCAAATGATGCTCAACTGATGTATAAGGCATTAGATACATTGTGCTATGCTATTCCTTTTGAAAACTTTACTTTTAGGCGGcagcacagtgttttttgttgggtttttttgccagtgtttgtgtgctttcacATGTTTCCTCATGCAGACTAATGAGGCAGACCACATAATGTGCCTGAGCTGTTAGCTGTATAATGATGGAAGctttgtgctgctctgtgatcaACATTAAAAGGAGTGAAGCTTGTTTGTGACAGCTGCCTTGCCGCTAAAATCTTGGCCGCCCAGTTATTtacacagaacagagagaaagtcaaacaaagtctggagcagcagctggccaaCTAAGACCTGAGATGGATGCCAGTGTTCCCTCAAATTCAGTCTTACTCAAACTGCTATCAGCGGCTCAAGAAAGGCAGCAATAATGTTTTCAGATCATTGTGTCGTCCACGGTTAAATATCAGCCTGTGAGCCTGAACTCACACTGTACCCGTGCAGGTGTAGGTtgttggatgtgtgttttttaacgAGCCTAAAGCTGAGAACAGCTCAGTGGGAATCAGCTCGCCTGGCTCTACATGGAGAAGGTCATCAAGCTGAGAAGGGAATAGATTCAGCTGAGCTCATTCTGAAGAGGTTTCTATTAATAGTTTGTCATCAGAACACACGTCCCTCTGCTGTCCCTGCAGTGTATGTTAATGCAATATATTAGAAGTACTGCAGCAAGTCAGCAGCCACTTCTGACATGTAGCTGGAGTGTTCGGTCAAATTCAGCATTTACATGCACTGTAGACAAGTTCCACACAGagtctttatttattcaatgtACATTGATACACAGTTTGACATTACCATGCAGGTAAGAAAAAATGCCTCGGGGTGAAATATTCTGTTCAGGATGGAAAGCTCCAGGCTaaatttcctaaaaaaaaaaaaaaccaaacatccTCCGCTCTAACATCAGCTTGCGCTCCATctactcacacaaacacaggtgttTCTTGGGAAACGTAGTGGGGGGGTGCAGGTTTATCTACGAGGCTAGGATAAGTACAAAAACATATTCTAACGCAAACACCAGCTAGACTTCATGATACATGGACGAGGACAGAAACCACATCTTCATCGTCCTCTTACTTAGTTATTGATACAGCAGTCAAATAATAAATAGTAATTATAATAATAGGATAATGAAAATTCACAGACATGTCATATGATAAACAAGCTATTGCATTCTCTCCCCCCCAACCCCATCAATCACAGCCCCCTGCAGTTCCAACAGGTATGAATTTGTTTACATGCAAATGTCACACCATCGTCACCGTGCCGTCGCTTCCACCTGCCGTCTCCACACACAGTGGCAGAGCAGCGCGGCGCTCACTAGGACTTCTCAACACGCTTCTTCTTCTGGAACTTCCTGAACTGGGACTGGATGGCGACGGCCGCCTTCTCGGTCTCAGGGTCTTCCATGTCGATGTCAAAGTCCTCCGGGACATCTGTCTTGGACGCATctggaaggaaaagaaaatgaggggTGTGACGCACTGCAGTGTACAAGACTGGTGTGAGTCACGCGGCCAAgtcgtttttctttcttttttttcttttttttttaattgcttctctaaaaccaaaaaacacGAGGGGTGAAAGTGTGAGGAAAAGCTATAAGGTGCGTGTCTGTCTGCTTTAATGGCATCATAGGTTTTACACGTCAGTTTACAAGAATAGGTAACAATGATCAGAACACATTTGGAAAAATTCGTAGCTAGATTATAGTTACACATCATAATTACATGTTTAATTGTAGcaattttttcatcttttcatgaTTGTgaatttttcaaatgtgttaaaatgatagattttttatttagtttttcaatggagtgttttattcctttttttatttacattgggaaaaaaaggatgaacATTTTGAGTTGGTGCTCTTCTCATGTTACAAACACCAAGTCCTCCTTGTGAcctttagattaaaaaaaaaacaacccagcaCCAACAAAAACTGGCACAAAACAAAGATCCTCCCACGTGGTGCTGAACACCCACAGTACACATGTAGGTTGTGCCAGTACTAGAttggaaacatgttttcatgtccAGTTAACTATCTTAATACAGTTACTTATAAGGCCAACTTTTTCTCCAAAGCGTTAACAAAAGCAGTACACGGCCAAAGCTGTGTAGCCAAACAGGGCTATTTTCCAACAAAATAAGATGCCTGATCTTTCTTCCTGTATGATATATACAGGACTTACTGTAATATGCAAATATAGCATACGGAA
This window encodes:
- the pcp4b gene encoding calmodulin regulator protein PCP4, with amino-acid sequence MSERQGSGAAAGNNKTSGEQDASKTDVPEDFDIDMEDPETEKAAVAIQSQFRKFQKKKRVEKS